Within the Acinonyx jubatus isolate Ajub_Pintada_27869175 chromosome E4, VMU_Ajub_asm_v1.0, whole genome shotgun sequence genome, the region agacaactaGATTATTCTAAGCCTGTCTGGCTCTAGTCCACATCCCTCAGCTACTCTGGAACTCAGCTAGCCACCAatgatcatgttttgtttttagaattcttCTCCTAAGCTTAGTAGTATTGATTTACTATGCCTTTTTCCCCCCAAGGTGCAGGAGTAGCCCTGCTGAATGACCATATTTATGTGGTGGGGGGATTTGATGGTACAGCCCACCTTTCTTCTGTTGAAGCATACAACATTCGCACCGATTCCTGGACAACTGTCACTAGTATGACCACTCCACGATGCTATGTAGGGGCCACAGTGCTTCGCGGGAGACTTTATGCTATTGCGGGGTAAGGATTTGGAAGCCAGGCTAGAGTCGTCGTGCATCCAGGACAACATGATCCATTCCGAATTTTTGGATCGAGACAGGGTTTGGGTTGGGGGAGACATCTCCAGTGGCAAACTTTAATGTAGGACTGTATGGAGAGGAATAGaaagttcattttcttcttttgcttcttccCCACTCAGATACGATGGGAATTCCCTGCTGAGTAGCATCGAGTGCTATGACCCTATCATCGACAGTTGGGAAGTAGTGACATCCATGGGAACCCAGCGCTGTGATGCTGGCGTGTGTGTTCTTCGAGAGAAGTGACCGTTGTTGGAGCACCATCCAGAGCTAGTGACCAGTCCAAGGGACAGTTTACAGGAGCGTCAAGGATCCTTTCCAGAATATCTATTTCTCACCGTGTGCACAGGGTGATTACAAGCACCAGTGTGGTGATGATTGTACTTATTTGACACACACTCCACTTTGTGCTGGTAGTTCTCTCTGAGGAGGGTGGGTAACAGACACTCAAGGGAAGACAATGCACACTGAATGGATCTGAGAGGCCAGACCATCTCTCCTTGGCCAGAGAGCACTGTCATGTGCTTGGGAGAATCCACATATATGTTGTGCCTCGCGTATTGCAGAGAATTAAGGTGAGTATGACCTACTAGATGTGGACAGTATCCAGCGTATGATTGGAAGGATACCAACTTGAGTAAGCTGGGTAAAATCCAAGTCTTGTTTTCCAGGAATAAATGTCTTTCCTAGTCTGCAGGTAACTAGGGGCGACACAGTTCCATTCTGGAGGATAATAGAGGGGAAAGCCCCCTATCAAAACTTGGGGGGCTTGGGGAGAGACCTGGCATTGCCTTAAGGGACAAGGTTGGTGTATCAGAACTGGGTTTAGATTAAGGGAAGTAAACAGAATTTGATGGAACGTGAGTAAACCTAGAACACCGCTGAGGTATAACCTGGAAGACTTAAAAGGGTGTGTCATTGGAAGGATCTTTTAATTTCCCCATGATCTTTCTGGGTGCGCATCTTGGCATTGACAGAGTAAGAATGAACAAAtgttgggaggagcagagatggaaTAAAGGTGGGAGTTTGGTATGCCTGGGAACAAACTAGAAGTACCTGTGATTTTACAGTCGTCTTATTTCCCGCCAGGGCTCATCTCTCCGTGGCAAGGTTTGCCTTGAGTCGGTGAGACACTGTCTGTCTGTGTTGAATCAAATACTACTACACTATTATACTTCATTactatttatttgggggtggggtgggggtggcagcagCGTAGAAATTCAGCTACCTGATTACTGCCCTGTTCTTCTAAGGGCACACTTCTGCTAAGGAGTGGTTTTTACTGCTGTGTTTGGTACAATTAGTCCTTTTCCTACTATGAGGTTCCCTGACCTGTCCTTAGAGTGGATTTTATTCTTCCTGGGACAGAATAATCAAGGCAACCAAAACTCTTTTGTTAGTGCCAGTACTTGCTACCACCATTTCTGAATTTCTGAGCTACTATTCAAGGCTCCCCTGTGTTACGGAGTGAAATTCTTGGCTTTGTGGGTATTGGGAGTGTGGGGATGTGGTAACCTAAACAAGGATGCACTTTCCCTTTattctaaaattccatttttttcctctttccccgaGTTGTATTGGTGTAAAGAgttcatttcctttgtatttttttaagaaaatattaaaaatcagtgGTCTCAAGTGCCTATAAGAGAGTTTGTGGCTAACCAACACTGTCTTGCGGATacttggggaggggtggggggaccagGCAGAGATCAGCTGTATGATCCTGTCTCTTCAACCTCTTCACCTTATGTGTTTGCCAACTGGCCCTACTATGTTTCTTTGCTAGACGCGGGTAAGAGGTAGCCCCTTTACCCTTGTGGAGCTTCTCAGCAGTAAAATATTTACGtgaatttgtgtatttattgacTCCTCTCACACTGGGAGTTTACttgaaaagcaaacagaataaaGAGGAGTCAATCTTGAGCTCACTTAGTACCCACTTGAATTTTAGGGTCTTTAGTCACtccattcctttctctgtttGCTTTGATTTATGGCACCTGATGTAAACAGCCGTGCAGAAGGCCTGCACAACTGCAGAAATCCTGACATTCCCAGAGCAAAAGGAAGGGGGAGCCAAAGAGGAAGTTATTTTCACTAAAGAAGCCCTGCCAACCTTTCCTCAGCAGATGGATTGTGCCTGCTGATCAAACCACAGCTATGAAACATATGACTCATCCTTTCTCAGGAAGAGATCCAGGGGAGGCGGAAAAGTGGGGGTTCAGAACTGATGGCTCCTAGGCTATCTTTACTGCTGACTTAAGAGTTCTTATATGGCAGCCACCACTGAATATTCTGCGTAAAACATCTAAAACTCTTTGCTGTCTTTCCACTCTTCCAATCTTGCATACTCttctcatacacatacacagaggtATGCCTGATATGGGGGTTCCTCCTGTTTTTGTAGCTCTCTTCGGTGGCAACCAGCCACTTAGTTATCCCACCTCGGAAAACTCATTTATCTTGTGTTCCCCCCATTACAATACAGACATGCAATTCATTTCTGGCTTGTACATGACATTATCTTTAATAGttccaaatatattcttataactgtattccctgtgctacCACTTAGTTCAAGCCTTTATCTCTTACACAGACGCATGGAGTAATAGCCTCCTGATAGGCTTACCCCTGCTCTTTTCCTGTCTTCCAGTCTAGCCCCTCCATTTAGTTATCAATGTTCTTCCTCAATTACATGTAACATCATTACAGTGCCTAACATACAGCAAATTTTCAGTGAATATTGAACAGTTATTTCTGGCCTAAAATTCCATAGATTCCCATTTCCCACATTATGAAGTTCAAATTCCTTAGCATGACTTTAGACCCATGATGCTCTGGACCCACTCTACTATTCtgatctccaccccccccccccccccactatttTCTCTTCCCTCGGGTGTAATGTCCCTCAGTGGACTACTAACCATTCTTAAATGTGTTCTCACCTTTGTTCATGTATTATACTGTTCTTCTGACATAGTCTTGCTTTTCAGACAAAATCCTAGTCACATTTTGATGCCTAATTAAAATGTCACCTAGGTAAAGCCTTTTCTAACTCCCCAGATGGAATTATTCCCTAATCCTGGCTTCCATTTACTTTGTTCCCATGGTTGTCTTTATCACATGTCATTTGTTTTGGGTATGTCTTCCTGTTCAGACTGTGTTCTCAAATACGAAGTGCCTATTATCATTGTATCCTCAGGGTTTAGTTATATTACATAATTACTAAATGTTGGATTACTGAaggacaaagaggaagaagaaaaacctgCAGATGGGGATGATGGGTAGATTAGACATTACCTATTTAAGTAACTTGGTTCCCCTTCATATTCTGCTCCCCTTGCCATTTCAGGATATCCATGGCCTAATGCACTAGAACTGATAAGCTAGAGATCTAAAGCTCAATCAAATGGAGTGAAAAGTATAGTGTAATGACAAAGGACAGTGGCTTTAGAGCCAGGCCTGGATCTATGGACCCTGGAAACTAGCCTCTGATCTTTACCTTCCTCAGTTGTGCACTGGGAGTAATCAGTGACAACCACATAAGGGAATTGTGATGATTCAATAGGTTTGTTTCTAAAGCACTTAAACACGGTATTTGCCACATAGTAAATAGTTGCGATGATTTGAACAGATATCAGCAATTAAAGTCTGGAAGCATCTTTTTCCAACACCAAAAAGGTACATGTCCCTTTAAGTAGTCTCTTGTTGAAGTAACTAATGTAGATAAAACTTGCTGATGTATATAGCCTGGCCCAGATTCCCTTCGCATTGCCTCCAGAAATGTTCCCGTTCATTCAGAAGACCAAAGTCAAATCTCAGCAAACTACATGGTATGGTCAACTTTAATGGCTTATTTACCCAGATTTTACTCAATATTTAAGGGAAGCCCAAAGACCAGGTAAGTATGAAGAGAGAGGATTTGTCACGTCCCAGTAAGTGACCCTGTCACAAAGCCAGCGGACACCTAACCACTCAAGTAATGAATGAGGCGCTTGCGCAGTAGAACCCAGAGCGGGCGAGGGGGGAAGGACGCATGCGCAGAAGGGGGGGAGGGCAGCGACCGTGCGCTCCCCACCCCGTCTCTGAAAGCCGCGCCCGCGCAGTTCCGAAAAAGCCCGCAGAGACAGCGCCTGCGCGGTCGTGGCCGAGGAAGCTGTGGAGGTAGCGGCGATGGAACCAGCTGAGCCGCTGAACGAGTTAGTGTCAGCCGAGGGCCGAAACCGGAAGGCGGTGCTGTGCCAACGCTGTGGCTCCCGAGTGCTGCAGCCAGGGACCGCTCTCTTCTCCCGCCGACAGGTAGGGAGGCAGGTTGGAGGCGGTTCACCCCCGCACGCTTTCCCAGGGGGCCGAGGTGGCTCGTGTCCCAGACCCCGCGCGCGTTTTCGGAGGCCGCGCCCCTCGTCGCGTCCGGGCTCCGCCTGAGGCTGCCCCCGCCGGAGTTGGGCGGCGGGAGCGCTGCCGGgacccggcccccggcccccagccccagccccgccctaGGTCTGGGCCGGCCGGTCACCCGGTCGCCGCGGGCGCGGGGCGCGCTGGACGCTGCTCCTCCGCGTGCGGTGCAGGGCTGCGGCAAGGCGCCGGCTTCCTAGGGCCCGGCGCCTCGGGACACGGGCAGACCTTCCAGCTCCACCCTGCGGACTGGCCCCATGGCGCCCGGTGTACCTGGCCCGCATCACACCGCTCTCACCGGTGTCCTTTCTGATGGGCTCCTCGCCGCTCCCAAAAGAGCTCCAGAACCGACTTTAGTGTAGGGGATGTGACAGATGACTCTCGTAACCTACACGCTTTACCAAGGTACTGGGTGGAACGCAGTTTCTCCAACGAATCAGATTTCCAGTGGGACAGACCGCTCaagtcctgaaatcatttttgaagggagatttaatttttattttactcttttatttccttcaagttagatattttcatattcttcatgCTGCCATCACCCCAAAGGGGgaaagttgaaaacattttttttttattttactaaactTTTTCTTGAGGTGTAACAATAACTTCAGGAAAGTGCAAAGTGTAATCTCATTTCAGCCATGTGCATACCCTCACTCAAAATTGTCTCCAAAAGTATGCTGTGTCCTCATGACCTATCATATTGggaattaggtttcaacataagaatttgggagGAACACAGTCTATAAcagggtgctactggcatctagtaaggtagaagccagggatgcggCTTAGCATCCTGCAAATGCATTAGGCAGCAACCCCCGTCCCCTGGTCCTGCAACAGACTTCTCCATCCCAGGAGGTCAGCAGTACCAAGACGGAAATCATGGCCTCAAGACTGCAAAGCACACTCACATCTATAATCTCAGTTGATCTTATGAAATTATTAGCATTTCTACCACTGGCCTATGAGGTCCTAGATCCTATCCACTTCTGTATCTCTTACACTTAGATTGTGCCCATAAGTAAGAACTTAATAGATACTTAGATTTAAGTAAATTAGTGAACAAAAGCTATTAGCCCAGTGTAAATAATGGGTTAGCATGGGTGGAATGGATTAGTATGTCACTGTTGGTGCAGCATGTGTTAAAAAGGCCTATAATTGGTTTCACATATAAAACGTTCATACCCTTTAGCTCGGTACTTCTTGAAATCTTACCTGAAGTCTGTGACAGAGGAATTTATAATGAAGCTGGACAGAGGTGGAGGGGACAGCAGTGTGATGTCTCAGTGTTGTTAGAGAAAGTGCAGTATGTGTGAAGAACTGCAAAGTTCAACTTGGCTGGGCCTAGCTAGACAGTTCTCATTCGGGGTCTTTCATGTGCAGTCACAAGGGTCATTTGCAACGCTCTCTACTGTCACGTGTCTGCTTGTGGCCTGGGAAGACTCAGACACCTGAGCACTGAAATAGACTCTGGGGGCACGTTGGTCTTTCGGTGGCTCTCTCCCCGAGGTCTCTCCATGTGATGCCTGGAGGGTACCTGGAGGTATTCAGAGTAGCTGGAATTCTCATATAGTAGCTGAAGGCTCCTAGAGCAGGTGTACCCAGAGAAACCAGCCAAAACGGCATGGCCTTTTCTGACCTAGCCTGTCACTTCCACTGCACTTGATTCCACTGAGGCCATCACAGTGGCTCGCCCAGACCCAAGGTGAGAGACATGGAGTCTGTGTCTTGGAAGGATTGTCAAATAATTTGTGGacatgttttaaaaccaccacaaggggcgcctggtggctcagtcggttgggcattcgacttccgctcaggtcgtgatctcgcagtccgtgggttcgagccccacatctggctctgtgctgatggggggtaagggggggtgggggtaggggtggggctgcctgagattctctctctctgctcctcccctgctgacttgctctctctctctttccccctccctctgcctctctctctccctccctttcacattcgattttggctcaggtcatgacctcacagtttgtgggttcaagccccacattgggctctgtgctggcagcacaaagcctgcttagggttctcctctccctctctttctgcccctcccccgctcactcacttgcacacatgaactctgtctctcagagaaaataagtaaacttaaaaaaataaagggtacTGTTAACAGCTATTGAAAAAGCAAAAGGAGTTCCACTGAGAATCTCACTGAGTTGTGGTATTCTACTTATCTCTGAGGAGCCAGTCCAGGATTAGGGTACAGCCCGGAGTCCGGAGTAGTTAACCCACCTGGTCAGGGATGGAACTGGCAACTTTGTCCCCCAACCAGCTGACCTAGCAGCCTCAAATTAGGCATTAATTCCTTGATTTTCACCTCAGTAGTCTATCTAGAAAGCCTAATTGTATTCTAAATGTTACATTCCAAAACTTGACCCTGCAATCGCTCTGGGCACTGCAGTGAATGGGTTGACATCCATACACCTACACATACAGTGTGCATATATGTAGGTCTAGTCTTGTGGATCTGACTTAGGGGATTTCAATAAAAATGGGaatgttgagaaagagagggaccaGGACCCAGTAGGACCCCTTGAAGGAACGGTTACTAGTATTTCCCTTAAATCACTAATCAAGACTGCTGAGGCGCTGTTTTGCATTATAAATGGGAACTGTGGGAGGGAAGCTGGTTCTCCTTTGTTGGATGTGTCCTAAGGGCTAATGCTTAGCAAGTCTTTTTCTCCCCTTAACATTTCACTCCCCTTACATTTAGTTAAGATGTTGATTTCACACCTACAATGTGgcccagaaatatttttagggAAATTTAGGCCCACAGAAAGATACCGCTAGGATTGGAATCCAGGTTTCCTGGTTTCTGAATTTTGATTCCTCTTCGCCTCTGCTTGTTCCAGTTTTTCACTTAGTGTAAAACAAAGCATTTGGGGGTTCATTTAAACATCAGATGGGCAAAAAGAGTGACTGGAATGACAGTGTAACAGGAGGAGGAACTGTTCTATTTTATGATGTCCTCAGCTGCTGTCTCAGGTGACACAGCGCAGGGTAGTGCACAGATACCCCTGTTTTAGTAAGCCAGGTGCTCGGAAGATGGGGAGTAAAAAAGCTCTGGATCAGTGCTCCCTCCTCCCTATTAGGGACACCTACTGGCTACAGTATGGCCAGAAGTAGAAACTCTGgggtatttataaaattttttttaacgtttatttatttttgagacagagagagacagaccatgaacaggggagggtcagagagagagggagacacagaacctgaagcaggctccaggctctgagctgtcagcacagagcccgatgcggggctcgaactcacagactgtgagatcatgacctgagccgaagtcagacacttaaccgaccaagccacccaggcgccccactctggGGTATTTAATACACAGTAGCATCTCTTGTGATTCCCTAACTAGCATTCAAGGAGAGGCTTCCTCATCCCTACCGAagcatttcccttttattttggaataatgtcAGTCCAgttagggtttgtttttgtttttgttttgtttttttaattaaaaaaaatggtgcagGGGGAAGGGCCTGGgtcagctcagtcagttaagcatccaactgtatctcagctgaggtcttgatttcagggtcatgagttcaagcctcacattgggctccacgcttgGTCATgaatcctacttaaaaaaaaaacatcaaaaaataatttttttttttttttttttgcttttattttgattGCTAATGCCAGACTAGCTCACTGAGGCCATCCTATGCTATTAGTTTGGGGTTGCATTAGAAACATATCatgggtgcagagaaagaggaacccttttacactgctggtgggaatgtaaactggtgcagccagtctggaaaacagtatggaggtttctccaaaaattaaaaatagaactaccctatcacccagcaattgcactactaggcatttattcaatggatacaaaaatgctgattcaaaggggcacttgcaccccaatgtttatagcagcactatcacaatagccaaagtatggaaagatcccagatgtccattgactggcaaatggataaagaatatgtggggtgtgtgtgtgtgtgtgtgtgtgtgtgtgtgtgtgtattactcagcaatcaaaaagaatgaaatcttgccatttgcaacaatgtagatggaactagaatgcattatgctaagcgagataaatcagtcagagaaagacaaatatatgatttcacacatgtgtggaatttaagaaacaaaacagatgaacatgggggaagggaagtgaaaagataaaaacagggagacaaaccataagagactcttaaatacagagaacaactgagggttgctggtggggtgtcaggtgggggggggatgggctaaatgggcaatgggtattaaggaatgcacttgctgggatgagcacttggttttatgtataagtgataaatcactagattctattcctgaaaccattaatacactatatgttaacaaacttggatttaaatttaaaaaaaaattatagtaggTACGTTGAAAGTTAatgcaagagggaaaaaaaaagtaaattgttaCCTATGAAGAAAAAACTTATGAGAAAGAAACAGCCATAGACTACTACTTGGCTTTGTAGCAAATATTTTCATAGtcataataaagtaaaaactgaaaagtgTTTCATAGGGTGGAAAATAAGTGTATTGGCAGTAGCCATTACGATGAGAGCAGAGGAGTAACGGGCTTTGCTGTATGTATCTTGCAGTACTGTGGGGCTGCTAAAGGTGTGTGAACTAACCATATGGAAGAAattaaagggtgtgtgtgtgtgtacttacaCGCGCGTGTGCCAGAGGCTTTCTCATAGTGATTGGGAAGGCATGTTGATTTGTGGGTACAAGGATCCTTGGGATGCTATTCCGAATTCTAGAACTAGATTTTCCTTGTTAATGTTCTTTTGTAAGATAAATCCAGCACATACCTTACAGTGATGGAATAGAGCAAAGCCAGGTATcctgtatttattcttttgaaaatatttgagttCCTGCTCTATGCCAGTTATTactctaggcactggggatatagtAGTGAACAGGAAGGTAAGCTCCTTCCTTTCCTGGGGCTTACATTTTAGTGGAGGGAGACCCATGGTAAATAAGCCAATACATTAAGTTCAGAGAATGgtaagtagaaaataaagagGTAGTGGCATAAGGAGACTTTGGGGGTGATGAATATGCTTGGTATCTTGCTGGTAATGATTTATCGGTATATGCCTGGGCCAAAATgtatcaaattgtatactttaagtatTGTGCAGtatatgtgtcaactatacctcagtaaagccATATAAAAAAACatagggacgcttgggtggctccgttggttaagcgaccagctcttggtttcagcttaggtcatcatctcacgcttcgtgagttcaagccccgcgttggtctccatgctgacagtgtggagcctgcttgagattctctgttttCTCCCGCCCTCTCccacttgatctctctctcaaaatagttgagtaaactttaaaaagtataaaataaaacatagtggGCAGTATGGGAAGCTAATTCAGATTGGTTGGTTAGAGAAGACCTCCCGAAGAGGTTACATTTGAGCTGAATATCATGAAGGAACCGGCCTTGCCAGGATCTGAGGGCAGAGCACACTTACCCTGTTTGAAGAAGgcaaggccagtgtggctggagggagATTAGGAACAGGCAGGGCCTTATGGACCATGGAAAAGATAGCAGTGAAGCCAGTTGGAAACAGCATATTACCTCTTTAACATCTCGTAAGAATCAGGGCACAGACTAGAGGCAACAGAGGAGCCGCCCAGCATCCTCATCCATCAATGATCGGgctcctcattttgttttcattccgaGAAAGTGCTAGGGAGCAGTGTAATGTGTGAGTGGAATGGGGGTGATGACGTGACTGGCCAGTCAGCTCTTGcattctttgtgttcttttccactgcagcttttccttccctccatgaGAAAGAAACCAGCACTGGCTGATGGCAGCAATCCTGATGGCGAGCTTCTCCAGGAGCACTGGCTGGTTGATGACATGTTCATCTTTGAGAACGTGGGCTTCACCAAGGACGTGGGCAACATCAAGTTTCTGGTGTGCGCAGACTGTGAAATCGGACCAATTGGCTGGCATTGCCTAGATGACAAGAACAGTTTCTATGTGGCCTTGGAACGGGTTTCCCATGAGTaactgaggggagggagactcAGCTCCACCCCCAGCTCTAAAGGCTCCTCCCCTCAAGAACTGGCATTTAACCTGATGTAATTGCCCTGCTGCCGCCTTCTCGGTACTAATGTAAATTATGAGTATCAACATGTCCGGTTGAACAGAGGGCTAATCCTGCTTCCTTAAAGCCTCAAGTGCATGCCTCATGCATCACTCATCCTGCATCCCAACATCTCCTAACGTTTCTTTTCCCCCAGTTGCAGGACACTGGAACACGTCCACAAATGTGCTCTCATCCCTGGCATCCTGCCCCGGGCTCTCTGACCCTGAGCTCCCTTGTTTCGTGTTCTGTAACAGCAGCATTCATCCCCTTGTCCAAGATGACACATGGCAGCTGATGCCCGTGCTGATAGCTGAAACTCCACCgttttctctctcattcaagAAAGCATACAAGTGTCTGAGAGTGACTTGGTTGTATGGCTAACTGTATCTacagtaatttattctttttaaaagtgtagcATTTACAGACATTAGTATTTAAACTACTAATCAGAAACACATTACTTTGGacacccctctagtaaccatgtTTGACAGCTGAGCCTCTAGGCTCAGTGACTTTTTATTGTGAAGATGAATATGGCCCCTCTTCCCCTCAAATCTTGATATGGTTTCTCTTTATATTAGCCTGTGAGTTGAGAATCAGATTTTCAACCCTATCTGGCAGCCACCCCAAGGAAAACTCAGCCCTGGCTTAGAATCACAGTGGAGGATGTGGGATATAGGAGGGACAGGCCTTTGCCATATTATACATGACTTTAGAGGTTTGCCTTATTTGGACAAGtaacttttcctttgttcttagcAAAGGAATCCATCTATCTAATGGGTAGTGTCATCATTTACCGAACCTACTAAGCATGGTCCTCACAGAGTTTTGGTTCATTTGGAATGTCTGTACCGACCCAGAACAAACTTTCCATCCACATGCCACTATTTCTATAGCTGTAGCGTTGCTCTAACAGTTCAATGTTAGCAGACTTGTTTAAATCTTCAATATAATTGTCagttctgtcctctctcttctgAAGTGACTCAACTTTAGAAGGAGTCTCTATGAGCAGATCTCAGGTATCCTCCCATCAGCCCTACCTGGAAGATGGAGGAGACCCTAGAATTGACATAAGGATTAAACGGAAACCTTCCAGTTTAGAGCCCATCCTTCTGTATCTGTTTTCTGCTTGCTTCCGCCTTCTTTCTCCCCAGAACTTTTCTAAGGGCTCCCCAACTAAAGTGTGGGCCTTGGGCATGGTTTTGCAACCAACCTACTCCTCTAGAAAGGTGGCTTCCTTCCCCAGTCATAGCCTCGGTGAGATCTAGTTGAAAATGAGAGAACAGTTTTCTAGACAGTCAAAGGTCCATGATTACGGCATGTGCAGAAAAACAACTGTGAGAAGTACCCACTCAGGTCCGAAGGAACAAAACCAGGTAGATG harbors:
- the RABIF gene encoding guanine nucleotide exchange factor MSS4; this translates as MVWSTLMAYLPRFYSIFKGSPKTSSEKARRDSACAVVAEEAVEVAAMEPAEPLNELVSAEGRNRKAVLCQRCGSRVLQPGTALFSRRQLFLPSMRKKPALADGSNPDGELLQEHWLVDDMFIFENVGFTKDVGNIKFLVCADCEIGPIGWHCLDDKNSFYVALERVSHE